The following are encoded in a window of Phragmites australis chromosome 22, lpPhrAust1.1, whole genome shotgun sequence genomic DNA:
- the LOC133905551 gene encoding non-specific lipid-transfer protein 1-like yields the protein MARAQLVFIALVAALLIIAAPHANAAINCGQVSSAIGPCLAYARGTGSGPSAACCSGVRSLNSAAGTPADRRTACNCLKSAAGRVSGLKAGNAASIPSKCGVSLPYTISTSIDCSRVS from the coding sequence ATGGCTCGCGCTCAGCTGGTGTTCATCGCTCTCGTGGCGGCGCTGCTGATCATCGCGGCCCCGCACGCCAACGCGGCCATCAACTGCGGCCAGGTCAGCTCCGCCATCGGCCCCTGCCTGGCCTACGCCCGCGGCACCGGCTCCGGCCCCTCGGCGGCATGCTGCAGCGGCGTCAGGAGCCTCAACTCCGCCGCGGGGACCCCCGCCGACAGGCGCACCGCCTGCAACTGCCTCAAGTCGGCCGCCGGGAGGGTCAGCGGGCTCAAGGCCGGCAACGCCGCCAGCATCCCCTCCAAGTGTGGCGTTAGCCTCCCGTACACCATCAGCACATCCATCGACTGCTCCAGGGTCAGCTGA
- the LOC133904341 gene encoding non-specific lipid-transfer protein 1-like produces MALNKQEAVVALAVVVAAAALLASEAPCASAAITCGQVGSALSPCIPYATGRGTLTSGCCSGVRSLNSAARTTADRQAACRCLKSLAGSISRLNMGTVSGIPGKCGVSVPFPLSMSTDCSKIN; encoded by the exons ATGGCTCTTAACAAGCAGGAGGCAGTGGTCGCCCTCGCCGTCGTGGTTGCGGCGGCAGCGCTGCTGGCGTCTGAGGCGCCGTGCGCGTCGGCAGCGATCACCTGCGGGCAGGTGGGCTCGGCGCTGAGCCCCTGCATCCCGTACGCGACGGGGAGGGGCACGCTCACCTCGGGCTGCTGCAGCGGTGTGCGCAGCCTCAACAGCGCGGCGCGCACGACAGCGGACCGGCAGGCGGCGTGCCGGTGCCTCAAGAGCTTGGCCGGCAGCATCAGCAGGCTCAACATGGGCACCGTCTCCGGCATCCCCGGCAAGTGCGGCGTCTCCGTGCCATTCCCCCTCAGCATGTCCACCGACTGCAGCAA GATCAACTAG